A segment of the Ruegeria sp. AD91A genome:
GAACCAACAAGCGCGATGGATGTCAAAACCGAAGCCCAGGTTATCCAGCGTCTGAAAAAAAGCTCTGCGGACTCAACCATGGTTGTCATAACGCACAGAACCAGCCTGTTGGAGCTTGTTGACAGAGTCATAATCCTTGAAAACGGGAAAATCGCAGCAGATGGTCCCAAGAGCCTGCTGACACAACATGTTCGTCCGACAGGGAGGCACCTGAATGTCGCAGCATCCTGACCTGGCCGCACTGGCTAGAGAGATGCAGGGGCGCTCTCCTGTCCGGAGTTCGTTGCTGCTGCTGGTGATCCTGTTCTGCCTGATCGCCGCCGGATTGTGGGCGTATCTGACTGAACTGGACGATGTCACGCGTGTGGACGGTCGAATCGTGCCTTCAGGGGACATTCAGTTGATCGAAGCCACCGAGCCCGGCGTATTGCAGTCGTTGCATGTTCGCGAAGGTCAATTGGTCGACAAAGGTGCATTGCTGATGGAACTCGACACGACCCAGATTGACAGTCAGCTCAGTCAGGAACAACAACGCGCATTCGGACTTATGGCCCGGGTCCAACGTCTTCGGTCCGAAATAGATGGGACACAACTGGAGTTCGATGTCCAACTGATCAATGGCGCGCCTACCCTCGTACAATCTGAAACTGCACTGCACCAAGGGCGACGGGCTGAATTGGAGGCAGAAATCGCCATCCTGGAGCGTCAGCGTCAACAAAAGCAAAGAGAATTTGAGGAAGGCCTGGTCGATCAAGTGACGGCGGACGAAACCCTACTGGTCCTGGCCGAAGAGAGGGCGATCATGGCTCCGCTGGTCGAGCGTCAAATGGAGCCTGCAACAACATTACTTGCGTTGCGGCGGAGTGAAGCCGAATGGCGTGGTCGCAAGGTTCGGGCAGAAGCTGTAACCAACAGGTTGCAAACGGGCTTGGACGAAATCGACGATCGGATTCAGGCGGTGCGAAGCCGGTTTCGCAGCGCAGCGCTGACGGATCTGGCGCTTGCCACTGCCGAGCTGGCTGCTTTGCAACCCGCCTTGCCCGCTTTGCGCGACCGGGCCTCAAGAGCGCAGGTTCGGTCTCCGGTACGCGGCATTGTAAACCGAATTCATCGCTCAACTATCGGCGGCCTTGCCCGTAGCGGAGAGGACCTTGTTGAAATCGTGCCGCTGGACGACACATTGCTTGTCGAAGCTTATGTAAAGCCTGAGGACATCGCGTTTTTGCACGCCGGTCAGCCTGTGAAAGTCAAAATCACGGCTTATGATTTTGCACGATACGGGGCACTGGATGGTGAAATCATTCGCATCGGCGCAGACACGATCACACGATCAGAGCGTAATGATGAAGATGTCTTTGTTGTGGAAATCCGAACCAATAACACCATGCTTGATGGCAATGGCATAGCAGTCGAAATCATACCAGGCATGATCGCTGAAGTGGACATCCTGTCTGGCCGCAAATCAGTGCTGGATTACATTCTGCAACCGGTTGTGAAGATAAAAGATCAGGCGTTGCGCGAATAAGCGAAGGGACGATTTATGTTCGACGAGTCAGTTCCAACACGGGTATCAAGTTGTCAGCAGCTTCAGCATTGAGTGCTCGAAGAGACCAAACAGATATGGAAAACAACTCATCTGACCAAGTTTCGGCCGATTGGATCAGCGCCTACTTCCAACCAACGTCACCCAAGAATATATACCCTGCTCCATAGATCGTCTTGATCAACCGCGGGTTCTTGGGATCCTCTCCCAGCTTGGTACGCAACCTGGAAATCCGAACATCCATCGCCCTGTCAAAACTGTCTCCGGCTGCACCGCCCAGGGACTCTTGCATTTGCCCCCTGCTGATCAGCCGCTTGGGGCTTTCCAGAAACAGACGCAGGACTTCCCCCTCAGCATGGCTGAACGGTGTTTCGTCACCTGATTCATTTTCAAGAACGTATCGGTCAAAATGTGCGGTCCAGCCGTTGAATTCTGCCGTATCCGAATGTGAGGTCTGAGTGCGGGGTGTTCTTAATCTTGCCCTGATCCGCGCCACGACTTCCGCAGGGTCAAACGGTTTTGTAATATAGTCGTCTGCACCAAGCTCCAATCCTGTAACACGATCCTGCACCTGCGCACGCCCCGAAATAATGATCACGGCCGCACCTTGTTCCAGCGCCAGACGATGAACCAACGCCAGCCCATCCGTGTCCGGCAAGGACAGGTCGACCAGACAGACATCAGGCGTCACACGATTGAGCGCAGCCTCGAACTCTCGCGCGCGGGAAAAACTCTGCGTTCGGAAACCGGCATCCTCCAGAGCGTCCGTCAGGATGCGTCGGATTTCGGGTTCGTCGTCGAGGATGGTAACCAGCGGTTGCGTCATCAGGCGGCCTCGGTTTGGATCAGGGCCGACAATTGAGCCTGCGAAAACGGTTTACGCAACACCGGGCCCAACGCAAGGCCGCGCCGGTACAACGGGTCCGAACTGGGCAGCGATGTCATAAGGATACATGGCAATCCCGGCTTCACCTGTCGCAATATGTCCAGACCGGTACCACTTCCTTCCAGACGTATGTCAGATAGAACAAGAGAAATGTCTTCAACGCTGTTTATCAGCGCCAGCGCCTCATCTACCGAATTGGCCTCGATGACGGCGAAGCCCAGCTCTACCAGCATATCCCGAAACTGACCCCGCAGATCTTCACTGTCTTCAACCAGAAGTACCAAACCGTTCTGCACGGGCGGAGCAGGTCGAAATGGAAGCCGCAAAACAACGGACGCGCCTGATGGCGTGTTTTTGAGATGCAAATCGCCACCGGCGAGCTTCACAGTGTCATACACCATGGGGAGACCCAGCCCCGACCCGTCGCTTCCCTTGGTGGTAAAGAATGGATTCAACGCCTTTTCCAGCGCCTCTGGTGTAAAGCCCGGGCCAGTGTCTGATACGGTGACTTCAATCCAAATTTCTCCGATAGTATGCGCGCTGATTGTAATCTGGCCCGAACTGCCGCAGGCGTCCCGCGCATTCAGCACCAGATTCAGCAATGCATCCTGTACCATTCCCGGGTCCAGCATCAAAGCCCGGTCCGGTAAAGTGTTGACCACTGACAAACCGACGCCGCGCGGTAAAGAAGGCGAGGCCAAAATTCTCAGGTCTTCCAACAGTGCCCTCATATCCGTGGCCTGAGGCTGTGGTGTACGGTTCCCGGTCATGTCCGCGATCCGGTTCAGCAATTGCCCACCCCGACGCGCGGTTTGCTGAGTCGCGGCAACAAGCTCGTGCGCCTCATCCGACAGGTCCATTTTGTTCAGTTTGGACTGCATCCCAAGGATGATCGTCAGCAAATTGGAGAAGTCGTGTGCCAACCCACTGGTCATTTGGGCGGCCATCGCCCGTCGGCGTGTTTGCTGCAAGACAACGCGCGCCTGCGTTTCTTCGGTGATGTCAACCGACATCACATACACGCCTCCGGCGTCATCCGGAGTGAATGAAACCCGGATGCGGCGGGAATCCTGATTCTCGTTGAACTCGAATACGGAGGTTTCTCCGTCATATGCTTTTGCCAGATGCGTTTCGACCCTCTGAAACGCGGCGGCACCAAGCGCTTCAGATATGTGAAGCCCCAAAATTTCGGACGGACGTCCGGGCAAGACAGCGCTCAAACGGCGGTTGGAGTAATCATATCGACCAGTGCTATCCAAATGCGCGATATGAGCCGGCATCATTTCAGTCATCATGCGTGTGCGGGCTTCGATCTCGGTCAGCTCGCGTTTGGCCTCTTCCAATGCCGTGATCGTGGCCGCAAGCTTTCGGTTGGTTGCAGACAGTTCTTCGGCGTGGCCGAGCAATTGTTCCGACAATTCTTCCGATCGCGCCCGCAGCAGGTTTTCTGCACGCCGGGTGCCGGTTATGTCGGTGTAGACCGCAACCCATCCGCCCTGCGGCAGTGGCGCGCCTTCAATCGAGATAACTTGCCCGTTGGGTCGTACTCGTTCCATATAATGAGGCTCAAACGCCAAAGCCTGCTCTACACGCAGGTTGACCATTTCCTCCACGCTTTCTTCGTCACCGTATTCCCCACGGCTGGCGAGAAAATGGATGGTATCCCGAAACAAGGCTCCGCGTTCGACCAGTTCATCCGGCAGGTCGAACATTTCCTTGAACCGACGATTGCTCAACACCAGTTTCAGCTTACTGTCATAGATCGAAAGCGCCTGACCGATGAGGTTCAGCCCGGCAGTCGTCATCGCCTTTATGCGCTGTTCGGTGATGTCCAAGTTGGTCCTCTCCACAACCCATGGGTACCATCAGAATTCATGCGCCGGTAGTGGAATTGATGAACGACAAAATGTCCAAAGCAATTTGCCTTATCCAACAGAAAAGAGGACAAAAGCGTGCAGTGATCCTAATACCTGGAACGGGACTTCGCGCCTTCGGAGGTGATGGAGTGCAACGACAAGGTATGATCCATGTTTCGCATCCGGTGGCGCAGCATCTGTCTGCCCAATCGGGCAAGATCAGCCGAAAACTCGGGGTTTTCCGCAAGATTTTCGAATTCTCCCCGGCCCTGATGATCAAACAGGATCGGCGGGAGGTCAGCTGCAAATTCGATTAACGTGAATCGTTCGTCCCGCAATATTCCCAGACATGAATCGCTGTTGCCCGTTCCCAACCGCTGTTGCCATAGGGTCGGTTCTTCGGGTTCGGAGAAATCCAGCTCGCTGTAGGAATAGCTGCGCCAGTCATCGGGGACGTCGCCATGCAATAAGGGCAGCAAAGATCGGCCATCCATGGCGTTTGGGGCAGTCTGCCCAATCCAATCAAGGATTGTCGGCGTCACATCAACGGATTCGGTAGGAACGGTGACTTTTGCGCCGGCCCTTGCCTCGTTCCCCGGCACGCGGATCATAAGCGGAGTGTGATAGGCCGCGTCGTACACAGTCATTTTGCCCCAGCTGTACCTATCGCCCAGCATTTCGCCATGATCAGCCGTTATGACCAACATGGTATCGTCGTATTGCCCACTGTCCTTGAGATACTGAACAACGCGCCCGATATGGTGATCGACCTCGGTCGCCAATCCCAGATAAACAGCTCGCAAAGTGCGAACGTTTTCATCCGTTGGCTCAACATCATCGAAGCCATGAACAAACTTATTTGCGGTATAAGAATCCAGCTTTGGCCCAAAAAATGGGTGAAGCGCCTTTTCAGCGGTTTCACTCGGCAAGCGCTGCGGCAGCGGGATATCCGCCGGATCGTACATGTCGTTATACGGAGCAGGTGCGACCAAAGGTGGATGCGGACGGATGTAAGTCAGATGAGCAAACCACCCCTGGCCACGATAAGGTGCAATCCCGTCCAGAAACGCATCGGTAAGGAAGGCCGTGTCGCTGTGTTCAGCCCGATACATGGCCGGGTCGTTCAACTTGGGAACCTGACCTTCCGGAGAGACAGGCTTGTAGACATCCCAATATGTCTCGAACGTGTAGCCATTTTTCATCAAATATGATTGCCAGGGATGTGACTCTTCTAGGCGCATTTCGACAACTTCAAGGAACCCGTTCATCGATTGCTCATAAGATTTGAGCACGGGATCGTTGGGATCATGGACTCGGGGGTCGGCAGACGTATCTGTGTACCCGAACAGCATCGGCATATAACCCGCCTTTCGCATTTCCGTAGCAATGTTCGGAGTGTCATGACGCAGCGGCGTACCATTTCGCACGGAACGATGGTTCATCGCGTATTGGCCGGTCAAAATCGATGCTCGGGATGGTCCACAGGGATTGGTGACAGAGAAATGGCGCGTAAAGGTCACAGCCTCATCCATGAAGGCCCGCAGGTTCGGTAGTTTTACGTTATCGGCCAGAGCGCCGCTCAGGCAATCTGCCCTCAATTGGTCGATGATGATGAACAGAACGTTCTTGGCGTGATGCATAACGACTTCTCCGAAATTCGCACCCTGGGTTCCGCTGCGGAATGTGTCCCGCTTCCGATCTTCGCGCAACCGATTAGTCGAACAGTCCTGCGTTTTCTCTTCCAGTCTGATTTGACCCGAGAAAAACAACGCTCCCATTTCAAGTTTCGAGTGTTCCTACTCACGACCCGGCGTGACGCCAAGGCCATCCTTCGCGGCAAAAACCAGACCAAATGGCACAAAGTCATTGCGGGCATTGAGTGTTTTACTTCACATGGCACCATGACGCAGCCAACGATAACATCAGAGCGCGACGCCAGCGGCAATCAAGTGCGCATTTCTGGTGAGTTGGTCACCCAATCCCTGCAAACTGTGGAGCGTGATTTTGCTGCAGTCCAACCTTTCGGGGGCAAGGTTGTTTTTGATCTGTCCGGCGTCGAAGCACTGGATACGGGCGGAGCCTGGCTGGTTGCAGACCTTGGCCGGAGGTTCACGTCAAACGGTGCCACACTGGAGTTTCACGGTGTGAAACCCGCACATGCGGCGCTGATAGACACTGTAACCCGCAGTATCCCGGACAAACCCGGAAAGCTCGAGGAACCTCGTGGATTTCTGGACTGGGTCGCTCATGTGGGTCAGGGCACATTCGGAGCCTGGAAGGATACTCTGTCGATCCTCGAATTTCTGGGCCTTACCTTGCACCGCTTGTTTCGGTCCCTGGTCATGCCGTGGCGCCTGCGAAAAGCGGCATTGGTGACGCATATGCAGGAAACTGGGGTCAAAGCCCTTCCCATCGTGGCCCTGATGGGTTTTCTGATCGGTGTCGTGCTGGCCTTTCAGGGTGCGACACAGCTGAAACAGTTCGGGGCAGAAATCTTTGTGGTCGAATTGATTTCGATCTCTATTCTGCGAGAGCTGGGAATTTTGCTGACCGCCATTATCGTTGCCGGCCGCTCGGGTTCCGCATTTACGGCCTCGATTGGTTCGATGAAAGTACAGGAAGAGATTGACGCCATGCGGACGCTGGGTCTTGACCCGATCGAGGTTCTGGTCGTTCCACGTGTTTTGGCGTTGTTGATAATGCTGCCCATTCTTGGCTTTGTCGCAGATGTTGCCGGCCTGTTCGGCGGGGCCCTTATGAGCTGGATCGATCTGGGCGTAAGCCCGGGCATGTTTGTCACTCGTTTGAAAGAAAACACCGATGTCTGGCAACTTGCAGTTGGTTTGATCAAGGCACCGTTCTTTGCATTGGTCATCGGGGTTATAGCCTGCTGGCAGGCCATGCAGGTAAAAGGGTCTGCCCAGAGTGTCGGGCAGCGTACGACAGCTTCGGTCGTGCAATCCATTTTCATGGTGATTGCAATCGACGCATTGTTTTCGATTTTCTTTTCAGAAATCGGAATCTGACATGAACGATGGCATCCAACACAAGGCCGCACACACCACAGCGCAGCGTGACGCCGTGATCCGTGTTCGCGGTCTCAGGAACCAATTCGGAACACAGGTGGTTCATGACGACCTGAACCTTGATGTCTGGCGTGGCGAGGTTCTTGGTATTGTTGGTGGGTCCGGAACCGGAAAATCCGTTTTACTTCGTACAATTGTGGGTCTGAACAAACCTGCGGCGGGCAGTATAGAAGTGCTGGGCGTCGATGTCCTGAACGGCCCCGAAGAAGATCGCCGCAGGATAGAACGGCACTGGGGCGTAGCCTTTCAGGATGGTGCGCTGTTTTCATCGCTGACCGTATTGCAAAACGTGATGGCCCCACTGCGAGAACACACGGGCATTAGTGAAAAGCTGATGGAATCGCTGGGCGCGTTGAAGATCAGCCTCGTGGGTCTACCCCAGCTGAGTTGCGGCAAGTTTCCATCGGAACTGTCGGGCGGAATGCGAAAGCGCGCCGCGCTGGCACGGGCACTGGCGCTCGATCCCGAGATCGTTTTTCTGGATGAACCGACTGCCGGGTTGGACCCGATTGGCGCGGCTGCATATGATGAACTGATCGGCGAATTGCAGCAGGCACTTGGGTTGACGGTTTTCATGGTCACTCACGATCTGGACAGCCTTTACGCCATCTGCGACCGCATTGCAGTGCTTGCAGAAAAACGCGTGCTGGTTGAAGGTCCGATTGAGGACATGACCAAAGTGGACCATCCTTGGGTGCAGGAATATTTCACAGGCCCCCGAGCCCGCGCGGCGCAACAGAAGGGTCAGGACAGGTAAAGGCGATGGAAACCAAAGCAAATTACATCCTGATCGGCGCGTTCACCCTTGCGGGGCTGTTGGGCGTTTTCGGCT
Coding sequences within it:
- a CDS encoding ABC transporter ATP-binding protein; this translates as MNDGIQHKAAHTTAQRDAVIRVRGLRNQFGTQVVHDDLNLDVWRGEVLGIVGGSGTGKSVLLRTIVGLNKPAAGSIEVLGVDVLNGPEEDRRRIERHWGVAFQDGALFSSLTVLQNVMAPLREHTGISEKLMESLGALKISLVGLPQLSCGKFPSELSGGMRKRAALARALALDPEIVFLDEPTAGLDPIGAAAYDELIGELQQALGLTVFMVTHDLDSLYAICDRIAVLAEKRVLVEGPIEDMTKVDHPWVQEYFTGPRARAAQQKGQDR
- a CDS encoding alkaline phosphatase family protein codes for the protein MHHAKNVLFIIIDQLRADCLSGALADNVKLPNLRAFMDEAVTFTRHFSVTNPCGPSRASILTGQYAMNHRSVRNGTPLRHDTPNIATEMRKAGYMPMLFGYTDTSADPRVHDPNDPVLKSYEQSMNGFLEVVEMRLEESHPWQSYLMKNGYTFETYWDVYKPVSPEGQVPKLNDPAMYRAEHSDTAFLTDAFLDGIAPYRGQGWFAHLTYIRPHPPLVAPAPYNDMYDPADIPLPQRLPSETAEKALHPFFGPKLDSYTANKFVHGFDDVEPTDENVRTLRAVYLGLATEVDHHIGRVVQYLKDSGQYDDTMLVITADHGEMLGDRYSWGKMTVYDAAYHTPLMIRVPGNEARAGAKVTVPTESVDVTPTILDWIGQTAPNAMDGRSLLPLLHGDVPDDWRSYSYSELDFSEPEEPTLWQQRLGTGNSDSCLGILRDERFTLIEFAADLPPILFDHQGRGEFENLAENPEFSADLARLGRQMLRHRMRNMDHTLSLHSITSEGAKSRSRY
- a CDS encoding HlyD family type I secretion periplasmic adaptor subunit, which produces MSQHPDLAALAREMQGRSPVRSSLLLLVILFCLIAAGLWAYLTELDDVTRVDGRIVPSGDIQLIEATEPGVLQSLHVREGQLVDKGALLMELDTTQIDSQLSQEQQRAFGLMARVQRLRSEIDGTQLEFDVQLINGAPTLVQSETALHQGRRAELEAEIAILERQRQQKQREFEEGLVDQVTADETLLVLAEERAIMAPLVERQMEPATTLLALRRSEAEWRGRKVRAEAVTNRLQTGLDEIDDRIQAVRSRFRSAALTDLALATAELAALQPALPALRDRASRAQVRSPVRGIVNRIHRSTIGGLARSGEDLVEIVPLDDTLLVEAYVKPEDIAFLHAGQPVKVKITAYDFARYGALDGEIIRIGADTITRSERNDEDVFVVEIRTNNTMLDGNGIAVEIIPGMIAEVDILSGRKSVLDYILQPVVKIKDQALRE
- a CDS encoding MlaE family lipid ABC transporter permease subunit; this encodes MTQPTITSERDASGNQVRISGELVTQSLQTVERDFAAVQPFGGKVVFDLSGVEALDTGGAWLVADLGRRFTSNGATLEFHGVKPAHAALIDTVTRSIPDKPGKLEEPRGFLDWVAHVGQGTFGAWKDTLSILEFLGLTLHRLFRSLVMPWRLRKAALVTHMQETGVKALPIVALMGFLIGVVLAFQGATQLKQFGAEIFVVELISISILRELGILLTAIIVAGRSGSAFTASIGSMKVQEEIDAMRTLGLDPIEVLVVPRVLALLIMLPILGFVADVAGLFGGALMSWIDLGVSPGMFVTRLKENTDVWQLAVGLIKAPFFALVIGVIACWQAMQVKGSAQSVGQRTTASVVQSIFMVIAIDALFSIFFSEIGI
- a CDS encoding response regulator transcription factor, whose product is MTQPLVTILDDEPEIRRILTDALEDAGFRTQSFSRAREFEAALNRVTPDVCLVDLSLPDTDGLALVHRLALEQGAAVIIISGRAQVQDRVTGLELGADDYITKPFDPAEVVARIRARLRTPRTQTSHSDTAEFNGWTAHFDRYVLENESGDETPFSHAEGEVLRLFLESPKRLISRGQMQESLGGAAGDSFDRAMDVRISRLRTKLGEDPKNPRLIKTIYGAGYIFLGDVGWK
- a CDS encoding PAS-domain containing protein, with product MDITEQRIKAMTTAGLNLIGQALSIYDSKLKLVLSNRRFKEMFDLPDELVERGALFRDTIHFLASRGEYGDEESVEEMVNLRVEQALAFEPHYMERVRPNGQVISIEGAPLPQGGWVAVYTDITGTRRAENLLRARSEELSEQLLGHAEELSATNRKLAATITALEEAKRELTEIEARTRMMTEMMPAHIAHLDSTGRYDYSNRRLSAVLPGRPSEILGLHISEALGAAAFQRVETHLAKAYDGETSVFEFNENQDSRRIRVSFTPDDAGGVYVMSVDITEETQARVVLQQTRRRAMAAQMTSGLAHDFSNLLTIILGMQSKLNKMDLSDEAHELVAATQQTARRGGQLLNRIADMTGNRTPQPQATDMRALLEDLRILASPSLPRGVGLSVVNTLPDRALMLDPGMVQDALLNLVLNARDACGSSGQITISAHTIGEIWIEVTVSDTGPGFTPEALEKALNPFFTTKGSDGSGLGLPMVYDTVKLAGGDLHLKNTPSGASVVLRLPFRPAPPVQNGLVLLVEDSEDLRGQFRDMLVELGFAVIEANSVDEALALINSVEDISLVLSDIRLEGSGTGLDILRQVKPGLPCILMTSLPSSDPLYRRGLALGPVLRKPFSQAQLSALIQTEAA